TCATCCAGACGACTCATGGCGAACCCGACGTGAACCAGAACCCACTGCCCGATTAACGCGTCACCGCCGATGCCGTCCGCCACCAGCGCGATGTTCACCTCACGCCGGACGCCGCATACCTCAACCCACGCCAGTTGTTGTTCCGCGTTGGCTATTGCCACCACTTTTCCGGGAATCCCTAAACACATGATGATTTTCCAGTCGCACCGAAAGTGAGTTATTTTCCCAGCAATATTTAAGCCAAGATGATTTTCACCCTATGTAAAAGCCTTACCAATAGCGCGATCGCGTCAATGATGACGTGCTTTGGCGGATTGAGCGGGCGTGCCAGGGCATAAGCACGCCGCGTTTCCCACGCACGGCATGGCAAAATCCCCCCAGGCCGCTCCCCGCAGCACCAGGGTGACCGCCGGGGCCTCGCTTGCTTCGTCAAAAATGTCGACACGAATGTCGAACGCCTCATCCCCCCCTGCCTTTGCGATAACGCCTTTTCACGCATCCCTTATGCCACGCGGCCTGCCGCGCAAGCGCCATGACGTGGCACAGAATATGCTTTGACGCAGCCAACCTTACTGTACTGGATTCCCCCGGAGGATATGGCTATGAACCGCTTTGTCATTGCGGACCCCAAGCGCTGTATCGGATGCAACACTTGCATGGCCGCCTGTACCCAGGTACACCGCCGCCAGGGGTTACAAACGCATCCGCGGCTGACGGTGGAGCGCGACCTTGCAGGCACCTCGCCGGTGCTGTGCCGGCATTGCGAGGATGCGCCCTGCGCCAAAGTCTGCCCGGTCAACGCCATTACGCATCAGGCCCAGGCGGTGGCGCTCGATGAAAATACCTGTATCGGCTGCAAACTCTGCGCCATCGCCTGCCCTTTCGGGGCGATTACCCCGTCAGGCAGCAAGCCGTTGGCTATCCCCGAAACCTTCCGCCAACACATTCCACGCGCCGAACTTTCCGATGTTCCTCTCAGCGTCGCCTCCATTAACCCGCTTCTGTCATGGAATACCGGGATACGCAGCGTCGCGGTGAAATGTGATTTGTGCGCTTTCCAGGCCCAGGGGCCGGAATGCGTACGCGTTTGTCCGACCAATGCGCTGTTCATTATCGACGATCGGCAAATCGAACAGACCGCCGCCGCGAAACGCCGGCAAGCCATGGCGTGGCCTGCCGGGTCCACGCGGGGGATGGAACCATGATGACCTCGCTGGAATGGCTGGCGGCGGCGCTGACGCTGTATTGCGCGGGCGCGGCGCTATCGTTGTGTCTGTCCCGTCATGAATCGCTGGCCATTCTGTTCAGCGGCGTCAGCGCGGCGCTCGGCGGACTGTGCGGCATCGCCGCCGCGCTGCCGGTATTGCTCGACGGACAAACCTTGACGGCAAGCGCCGCCGGGCCGTTTGCCGACATTGCGCATTTAACCCTGCGGCTGGACGCGCTGGCGGCATTCATGGTGCTGGTGATTTCCCTGATGGTGGTGGTCACCTCGCTTTACTCGCTGGCCTATTTGCACGAATACCGCGGGCGGGCGTGGGCGATGGGATTCTTTATGAACCTGTTTATTGCCTCAATGGTGGCGTTGGTGGTTTCCGACAACGCCTTCTACTTCATTATCCTGTTTGAAGTGATGTCGCTCAGCTCTTACTTCCTGGTGATTGCCGATCAGGATGACGACGCCATTCATGCCGGGCTGCTGTATTTCCTGATTGCACATGCCGGTTCCGTACTGATCATGATTGCGTTTTTCCTGCTCTATCGAGACAGCAACAGCCTTGATTTCGCCGATTTCCGGCAGGCGTCACTCTCCGCGCCTCAGGCTTCCATCGTCTTCCTGCTGGCGTTCTTTGGTTTCGGCGCCAAAGCCGGGATGTTGCCTTTACACGGCTGGCTGCCGCGCGCGCACCCAGCGGCGCCGTCCCACGCGTCGGCGCTGATGTCGGGCGTGATGGTGAAAATCGGTATCTTCGGCATCATCAAAGTGGGCATTGACCTGCTGGGCGCAACCGCGATCTGGTGGGGCGTCATGGTGCTGGCGTTTGGCGCCGTCTCCTCCGTACTGGGTGTGCTGTATGCGCTGGCTGAACACGATATCAAACGTTTGCTGGCCTATCACACCGTTGAAAATATCGGCATCATTCTGATGGGGATCGGCGTTGGCATGATTGGCATCGCGACCCGCCAACCGCTGCTGGCGACGCTGGGTCTGCTGGGCGGCCTGTACCACCTGCTAAACCATGCGGTCTTCAAAGGCTTGCTGTTTCTGGGCGCAGGCGCCGTCATTTACCGGCTGCACACCCAAGACATGGAGAAAATGGGCGGGCTGTCGCGCCGCATGCCTTATACCGCGATGGCATTCCTGGTCGGCTGTATGGCGATTTCAGCGCTGCCGCCGCTGAACGGATTTGTCAGCGAATGGTTTACCTATCAGGCGCTGTTTACCCTCAGTCACGAAGGCGGTTTCTCGCTGCGCCTGATCGCGCCTATCGCCATCGTGATGTTGGCGGTGACCGGCGCGCTGGCCGCCATGTGTTTTGTCAAAGTGTACGGCATCGGTTTTTCCGGCGCGCCCCGCAGTGAAAAAGCGGCCCAGGCCAAAGAAGTCCCCTGGCCGATGACCGCCGCTATGCTGCTGCTGGCGCTGTTGTGCATCTTACTCGGCGTCGGCGCCGGTGAAATCGCGCCCGCGATCGCCCAGGTCGCCGCCGCCCTGACCAAAAGCGCCGCGCCGGTGGTGGCGCAAGGCTCGCTGGTCTTCCCCGGCAATCCCGGCCAGACCGCGCTATCGACGCCGCTGATTTTCATTCTGCTCTTGGCGTTACCGCTGCTGCCGCTGCTGCTGTATGTCGGCTGTAAAGGCGCACGCCTGAATTTCCGTCAGCGCGGCGCGCCGTGGGCCTGCGGCTACGCTTATGAATCCGCGATGGCCGCCTCCGCCGCCGGATTTACCCAGCCGCTGCGCGTGATGTTCGCGCCGCTCTACCGGATGCGTAAAACGCTCGACCCCGCGCCATTGATGCACCGCGCGCTGGAGCAAACCACGCTGGCCGCCGAACGAACGGAACCGCTCTGGGATACCCGCCTCATTCTGCCGCTGGTAAACGGCGTGCAGAAAACCAGCCGGGCAATGCAATGGATTCAGCATGGCGACTTCCGGCTCTACTGCCTGTATGTCGTCGCCGCACTGGTGATCTTGCTGTTGGTGACAATGGCCTAAGGAGAACATGATGATCGCTGAAAACGTCATCGCCGGAACACTCGTCGCCGAAGACGCTCCCGTGCTGATTCTCTGTGCCGTCCTTCAGGCTTTATGCCTGCTGGCCATCGCGCCGCTGATGTCCGGCATGGCAAGGGTGATCCGCGCCAAAATGCACTCACGGCAAGGGCCGGGCGTACTACAGGATTACCGCGATATTTTCAAATTACTGAAACGTCAGGATGTGTCCCCGCAGCATGCGGGCGGCGTATTCCGGCTGATGCCCTATATCCTGATCGGCACGATGCTGGTGGTCGCCATGACATTACCCATCGTGACGCGGATCTCCCCGTTCGGTTCCGGGGGAGACGTGATTACGCTGCTCTATCTGTTTGCCCTGTTCCGTTTCTTCTTTGCGCTGGCCGGGTTGGATTCCGGCAGCACGTTTGCCGGTATCGGCGCCAGCCGCGAGCTGTCGCTCGGTATTCTGGTCGAACCGATCCTGATGCTGGCGCTGCTGGTGGTCGCGCTGATTGCGGGCTCCACCAATATCGGCAACATCAGCCTCATGCTGGCCAGCCACACCTGGGTATCCCCCACCGCCACCCTGATGGCGTTGCTGGCCTTCGCGTTCGCCACCTTTATCGAAATGGGAAAAATTCCGTTCGATGTGGCGGAAGCCGAGCAGGAGTTGCAGGAAGGGCCGTTAACCGAATATTCCGGGGCGGGACTGGCGCTGGTGAAATGGGGCATTAGCCTGAAACAAGTGGTGGCGGCGGCGCTGTTTCTGTCGATCTTCATTCCCTTCGGCAAGGCGGAAAGCTTCACGCCGACCGCGCTGCTTATCGCATCCATCGCGTTTGTCATCAAACTGAGCGCGGTGTTTTTCGTGGCCGCGTTAATAGAGAACAGTCTGGCCCGCGGGCGGTTTTTGCTCACGGGCCATGTGACGTGGTTGGGCTTTGGCGTCGCGGCGCTGGCGTTTGTTTTTTATCTTACCGGTCTATAGGAGTAAGCATTCATCATGGAGACGGTTATCATCAAGAATGTCGCCCTTACGACCATCCTGCTGCCATTCATTGGCGCAGTGTTGATCGCCGTCCTGCCGCAACGACAGTCCAGGGGGTTATGCTGTCTGTTCTCCCTGCTGGCGACGCTTGGCATGGGGTGGCTGGCCGGTAACTATGTTTTCAGCGGCAAAATCGATGTGGTCTTCACCTTATACCGCTATGGTCAGGCTGAATTATTCGGGTTGCAGTTAGACAGGCTCAGCCTGCTGATTGGTTTTGCCGTGGTTTTTCTCGGCTTGCTGGTGAGCATTTACTCAACAGGCTACCTGACGCTGGGCAACCGCGAACACCCGCATGAAGGCACCCCGCGTTATTACGCGTTCCTGCTGGTGTTTATCGGCGCAATGGCCGGGTTGACGCTCTCCTCCACGCTGCTGGGACAGTTGCTGTTTTTTGAAATTACCGGTGGCTGCTCCTGGGCGTTAATCGGCTATTACCAGCAACCGAAATCCCTGCGTTCGGCGCTGAAAGCTTTACTGATTACCCACGTCGCCTCAATCGGGCTGTATCTGGCGGCCGCCTGGCTGTTTGTGAGCGCCGGCACTTTCGCGCTGAGCGCCCTGTCACAGTTGGCTACCGATGACAAAATTATCGTGTTCGGCGGCATCTTGTTCGCCGCGTGGGGGAAATCCGCCCAGTTCCCGCTGCACATGTGGTTGCCGGATGCGATGGACGCGCCGACCCCTGTCAGTGCTTATCTGCACGCGGCGTCGATGGTGAAAGTCGGGGTGTATATTTTTGCCCGCGCCATCTTGTCGGCGGAGCAGGTACCGCACCTCATTGGCATCGTCGGCGTCGTGATGGCGACCATCACGCTGATTTACGGTTTTATCATGTATCTGCCGCAGAAAGACATGAAGCGACTGCTGGCCTATTCCACCATTACCCAGCTCTCCTACATTTTTTTCGCCCTGTCGTTGGCGACGTTCGGTTCGCGTATGGCGTTCAATGCCGGCGTAGCCTACATCTTTAACCATGCTTTCGCCAAAAGCCTGTTTTTCCTGGTGGCGGGCGCGCTCAGCTACAGTTGCGGAACCCGTATGCTGCCGAAGCTGAAAGGCATGATGCGGAAAATGCCGCTGCTGGGCGTCGGATTTTGTGTCGCAGCCCTGGCGATCACCGGCGTGCCGCCGCTTAACGGTTTCTTCAGCAAGTTCCCTCTGTTTGCCGCGGGTTTCGCCCTCTCAAGGGATTACCTCTGGCTGCTGCCGCTGCTCATTATCACGCTGATTGAGTCGGTAGCCAGTTTTGCCTGGTTCCTCTACTGGTTTGGCCGCACCGTGCCGGGAGAACCATCCGAAGATATCGCGGCGGCCACGCCCGTGCCCCGGGCCATGCAGGGCGTACTCATCGTGCTGATTGTCATGTCGTTCTGTTCAAGCGTGATTGCCGCCGTCTGGCTGAGCTAAGGAGGAATAATGATGGGATCGTTGATCGTGAATAACCTGGCCGGGTTGCTGATTATTACCTCTCTGTTGGTCATCGCCGCCCGTCGCCCCACCCTTTCCGCCTGGCTCTATGCCGGGCAGTCGCTGGTTCTGGTGCTGATTTTCGTCTCGCTGGCCGATCTGTTACAGGCTCATCAGCTCTATCTCTGGTCGCTGACGGCGTTCATCACCAAAGTCGTGCTGGTTCCCGTCATTATGCACCGGGCGTTTCGTAAACTGGACGATCCGCGCGCCGATGGCGGCGTGGTCAGCCCGGCGATCATCATCCTGCTGGCGACCCTGATCGTGGTGCTGTGCTACTTCGTGACGGAACCGGTCAAACTGCCGATGGTCAGTTCGCTGAAACCCGCGCTGGCCGTGTCGCTCGGCCACTTTATGATTGGCCTGCTGTGCATCGTGACGCAACGCAATATTCTCAAACAGGTTTTCGGCTATTGCCTGATGGAAAACGGCGCGCACCTGACGCTGGCGTTGCTGGCGAACCGTGCGCCGGAGCTAGTGGAAATCGGCATTGCCACCGATGCGATTTTCGCGGTGATCGTGATGGCGCTGATGGCCCGTAAAATCTACCGGACCCTCCACACGCTGGACGTGCGGCAACTGACGGCGCTGAAAGGGTGATTGTCATGACCCAGACCGATTTACTCCTTACCCTGCTGGCGACGCCGTTTATTACCGCGCTGCTGGCCTTTCTCTGCCGGTTCGCGGGCGATGGGTCCCGCTTGCTGGCAAGCGTGATCCACCTGCTCGGCATCACCGCCCTGCTGCTGGTTTGCCTGTCGCTGGTCTGGCAGGTGTATCAGGACGGCGAAATAGTGGCGATGCATAACTGGCTGCATCTCGACAGCCTGAGCGCGCTGTTTCTGGCAATCCTCGGCGTGATTGGCTTCATCACCGGCATTTACTCGATCGGCTATATGCGCCACGAAGTGGACGGCGGTGAGATTACCCTCGCCACCCTGTGTGATTACTACGGTTTTTTCCATCTCTTCCTTTCCACCATGCTGTTGGCGATTACCAGCAACAACCTGATCCTGATGTGGGCCGCTATCGAAGCCACCACGCTCAGTTCCGCTTTTCTGGTGGGGCTTTACGGACAGCGTTCTTCACTGGAAGCCGCCTGGAAATACATCATTATCTGTACCGTCGGCGTGGCGTTCGGGCTGTACGGTACGGTGCTGGTATACGCCAACGCCGCCGGCATCATGGCCGAGCCGGGCAACGCCATTTTCTGGACGGAGGTGTTGAAACATGCAAGTGAGCTGGACACTACCCTGATGCATCTGGCCTTTATCTTTATCCTGATCGGTTTTGGCACCAAAACCGGGCTGTTCCCGATGCACGCCTGGCTGCCGGACGCCCACAGCGAAGCCCCCAGTCCGACCAGTGCGCTACTCTCCGCGGTGCTGCTGAACTGCGCGCTGCTGGTGATCGTGCGCTATTACATTATCGTCAGCGCGGCGATTGGTTCCGGGTTTCCTCGTAGCCTGCTGCTGGTGTTCGGCATGCTGTCGGTGGCGGTCGCCGCGTTCCTGATCCTGGTTCAGCGCGACATGAAACGCCTGCTGGCCTATTCCAGCGTGGAGAACATGGGGCTGATCGCCGTCGCGCTGGGGATCGGCGGGCCACTGGGAATTTTCGCCGCCCTGTTGCATACCCTGAATCACAGCCTGGCGAAAACGCTGCTGTTTTGCGGTTCCGGCAATGTACTGCTGAAATACGGTACGCGCGATATGGACGCGGTAAGAGGCATCCTGCGCGTGACGCCGCTTACCGGCGCGTTGTTGGCCGGCGGCGCGCTGGCGCTCGGCGGCATGCCGCCGTTCAACATGTTCCTCAGCGAGTTCATGATGATCAGCGCCGGCATCAGCGCCGGACGCCCCTGGCTGATCGTCACGCTGCTGATCCTGCTGACGGTTGTGCTGGCCGGGCTGGTGCGCATGGTCGCCGGTACGGTGCTGGGCAACAGCCCGGAAGCGGTCGGCAAGGGAGAACTGGGCATTCTGACCACCGCGCCGATGGTGTTGCTGATGGCACTGATGCTGGTGATGGGAACGCAAATTCCCCAACCGGTGCTTCATCTGCTGGAAAACGCGGCCACGGTGGTGCAGAACGCCGCACCCGATGCCCCCCTTACTCCACTGGCAGAGCATTTGTCGTTAACCCCTTCCCGTCAGGAGACGTACCGTGATTAATGAACCCCCGGTTTCCCGCTCGCGCTCCTCCGCCGACAAACTCGGCGCAGGCTATGTCGCGCAGGTCAGACAGAAATTTCCGGCAGCCATTCTGGACACCGAGTGGCAAACCCCTGACCAGCTTACGCTGACGGTGAAGCTGAATAGGCTGCCAGAAGTGGTGGAATTTCTTTATTACCCGCTGGGCGGCTGGTTACCCGTGCTGTTCGGTAACGACGAACGCTCGCTGAACGGCTGTTTCGCCCTCTATTATGCCCTGTCGATGGAAGCCGGAGAGAAGTGTTGGGTTATCGTCAAAGCATTGGTCAATGCGGATAACCCGGAATTCCCCTCGGTGACGCCTCGCGTGCCGGCCGCCGTCTGGGGAGAGCGCGAAGTCCGCGATATGTATGGTTTGATCCCGGTGGGCTTGCCCGACGAGCGGCGGCTGGTGCTGCCGGACGACTGGCCGGACGATCTCCATCCGCTGCGCAAGGACGCCATGGACTACCGCCAGCGTCCGGCCCCGACGCGGGATGATGAGTCTTACCCGTTCATTAACGATGGCGGCAGCGAAGCGCGCGTGGTGCCTATCGGTCCATTGCATATTACCTCCGACGAACCCGGCCATTTTCGTCTGTTCGTCGATGGCGAACAAATAGTCGATGCGGACTACCGGCTGTTTTATGTCCACCGCGGTATGGAAAAGCTGGCGGAAACACGCATGGGCTACAACGAAGTCACGTTTCTGTCGGACCGGGTATGCGGTATCTGCGGTTTCACCCATAGCGTGGCCTATGCCTCGTCTGTTGAAAACGCGCTGGGGATCGTGGTGCCGCCGCGGGCGCACAGCATCCGCAGCATTTTACTGGAGGTGGAACGCCTGCACAGCCATCTGCTGAACATCGGGCTCGCCAGCCATTTTGCGGGTTTCGATACCGGTTTCATGCAGTTCTTCCGCATTCGGGAGAAATCGATGACCATCGCCGAGATGCTGACCGGGGCGCGTAAAACTTACGGACTCAACCTGATTGGCGGTATACGCCGCGATATCCTGAAAGATGACCGGCTGAAAACCCTCCGTCTGATTCAGACGATGCGAACCGAAATCACCCAGCTATGCGATATGTTGCTCAACACGCCGAACATGCTGCAACGCACGCAGGGGGTCGGCATCCTGAATAAGCGCGTCGCCCGCGATTACAGCCCGGTCGGTCCGGTGATCCGCGCCAGCGGCTTCAACCGGGATATGCGCGTCGACCATCCTTACGCCGGTTATCTTGACCTGCCGATGGCGTTGCATCATCTGGACGCGGGCGACGTGTATTCCCGCGTGCTGATTCGGGTCCGCGAAGTGTTCACGTCGCTGGCGATGATTGAATACGGTCTGGACAATCTGCCGGAAGGCCCGCTGCTGAATGAACATTTCACCTATCAGCCATACAAGTTCGCGCTGGGCTATTGCGAAGCGCCGCGCGGGGAAGATGTGCACTGGAGTATGACCGGCGATAACCAAAAACTGTTCCGCTGGCGCTGTCGCGCCGCCACTTACGCTAACTGGCCGGTACTGCGCTATATGTTGCGCGGCAATACCGTATCCGACGCGCCGCTGATCATCGGCAGTCTCGATCCCTGCTACTCCTGCACCGACCGGGTGACGCTAATCGATGTGCGCAAACGGAAAATCACCACGGTGCCCTATAAAGAGATGGAACGTTACGGTCTGGAACGCACCCGCTCGCCGCTCAAGTAGAGGGATGAATCATGCTGAAACTGTTTAAAACCCTCCTCAAGGCAGGCAACAGTACGGTGAAATACCCGTTCAAACCGCTTGAGGTTTCGGCGGGGTTTCGCGGCAAGCCGCAGTACGACGCCAGACAGTGCATCGCGTGCGCTGCCTGCACCACCGCCTGCCCAGCCAATGCGCTGACGATGGAAACCGACATCGTCAACGGCACACGAACCTGGCAGTTATTTCTGGGACGCTGCATTTTCTGCGGACGCTGTGAGGAAGTCTGCCCGACGCGCGCCATCGTGCTGTCGCAAGTGTTCGAGATGGCCGTCGGCAGCAAGGCCGATCTCTACCAGCGGGCCACCTTTACCCTGCTGGACTGCCGGGTTTGCCACCGCCCTTTCGCCCCAAAAAAAGAGGTGGAATACGTCATGGCGCTACTGGTGCAATCCGGCCTGTCCGAAGAGGCGGTGCAATCACAGCGTTTGCACTTTGAAACCTGCCCGGAATGCAAACGTAAACAAAATATGAACCACAGCGGCAATGTTATGCTGAGCCAGCATCTCTCTTCGCCAGCCAGCCTGTCATCCGCCGCCCAGAATGGGAGCACCTCATGAGCGCCTCGCCGACCGGCGCCGGTCACTACCGGACCGCGCCCATTGCGCTGGATGAACCAGCGCAACAACTCAAGCAAACACTGCTGAAGGACATTCAGCGATCCGCTTACGTTTACCGCGTGGACTGCGGCGGCTGTAACGGTTGCGAAATTGAAATCTTCGCCGCCATTACGCCGGTGTTTGACGCAGAACGCTTTGGCATCAAAGTCGTCGCATCGCCACGGCACGCCGATATTCTGCTGTTCACCGGCGCCGTGACCCGGGCGATGCGGACGCCCGCGCTGCGGGCTTACGAATCCGCCCCCGATCCGAAGATCTGTATCGCCTACGGCGCTTGTGGCTGCGGCGGCGGGATCTTCCACGATCTGTATTGCGTCTGGGGCGGCAGCGACGCCATCGTACCGATCGATGTCTACATTCCCGGCTGCCCGCCGACGCCCGCCGCCACCCTGTATGGCTTTGCCGTCGCGCTCGGCCTGCTGGAGCAGAAACTGCACGGCAGCGACCATCGGCAAACCGATAATGAAAAAGCCGCCTTGATTCATCCTGACGTACCGTTGGATCTGCGCATTTTACTGGAGCGGGAAGCCCGGCGCATGGCGGGCTATCGTCAGGGACGGGAAATCAGCGACGCGTTTCTGGCGCGGCTGGAAAATCAGCCGCTGGACGGATTGGATCGGCGTATCGCCAGTTGGCTGCAAACGCATAACGATCCGCGCCTGAATGAGATCGTCGGACAATTGCAGCACATCTATTTATCGCTGTTGCAGGGAGAACGGTATCAATGAGCGCAAAGGTCATTTTTTACGCATTGAGCCAGAAGTTTCTCGATACGAAAGACAACCCCGACGCCAAAGGCGCTGCTGACATCAAAGACCCGGTGCCGCAACAGGCTCAGCAGGTCATGTACTACTCACTGGCCATCGGTCATCACGTTGGCGTTATCGATTGTTTGAAGAAAATCCTCATCTGTCCCCAGCCCGACTATCAGCGCTGGATAGCACAACTTCCCGAAGGAGAAGCGAAGCGTAAAATGGCGGGATTGCTGAAATTCGGCGAAATCACCATTGATATCAGTCACACCCGATTGCTGGGGCATGCGTTTGGCACACTCCGCGCGGAACAGGACGACTATGCGGCGTGGACTCAAACGCTGCTGGCGTACCTGGGCGCGATTGAGCGGGAAACGGCACTCTATTTAATGGTGAAACGCCTTGATGACTGACGCTAATCAGACCAGTGAAAATATGGTGTTGACCGTGGGCAACTCCATGATGGGCGACGACGGCGCCGGGCCACGGCTGGCGGAACGGATGATACAACGGCCCGTGGCGGGCTGGTCGGTGATTGACGGCGGGGCCATTCCAGAAAATGCGGTGCATACGCTGTGTGCGTTACGCCCCAAACGGCTGCTGATCGTCGATGCCACGGAGATGGGGCTGGCTCCCGGTGAAATCCGTATCGTCAACCCACAGCGCATCGCGGAAGATATGTTGATGAATACCCACAATCTGCCGCTCAATTTTCTGATCGCGCGGCTAAAGGAAGAGATCCCCGACGTGATTTTTATCGGTATCCAACCCGCGCTGGCGGCGTTCTATTATCCCGTCAGCGTGGAAGTGGAATTGGCGGTGGAACGGCTTTACCAGCGCCTGGCCGACTGGCGGGGAGATGGCGGTTTGCAGGCGTTGTAGCGGCCCGGACGACGCTCGCGCCGGGCCTTGCGCTATCAGAACTTCTCCCAGTTGTCGTCATGGCGGCCGCCAGCGGAGAGCAAGTGAGCCGTGTTGCTCACCATCACCGGCCGTTTCAGCCCGGCCGAATCCGGCGAGTGTGACAACGTCGCGTCGTCATCCCCTTCAAGGTTGAAAACTTCCACGGCCGCCCTAAGCTCGCTGGTCTGGATATCCAACTGCGCCGCGGCTTCCGCCGCTTCCACCACCAGCGCCGCGTTCTGCTGGGTGACGCTATCCATTTCGTGAACCGCCTGGCTGATCTGGGTAATCCCTCGGGTTTGCTCATCGGTTGCGGCGGCGATCTCAGTAATCAGATCGTTCACCTTTGAAATGGCATTGATCATCAAGGCTGTCGCATCGCCAGACTGTTTCACCCGTTCCGCGCCCTCGGCCACTCTGGACACCGACTCCGCGATAAGCGCCTCAATCTCCTTTGCCGCCTGTGCGCTACGTTGCGCCAGA
This is a stretch of genomic DNA from Brenneria rubrifaciens. It encodes these proteins:
- the hybG gene encoding hydrogenase maturation factor HybG; translation: MCLGIPGKVVAIANAEQQLAWVEVCGVRREVNIALVADGIGGDALIGQWVLVHVGFAMSRLDEEEAHATLDALRQMEELEQDVTKFLRQ
- a CDS encoding 4Fe-4S dicluster domain-containing protein; amino-acid sequence: MNRFVIADPKRCIGCNTCMAACTQVHRRQGLQTHPRLTVERDLAGTSPVLCRHCEDAPCAKVCPVNAITHQAQAVALDENTCIGCKLCAIACPFGAITPSGSKPLAIPETFRQHIPRAELSDVPLSVASINPLLSWNTGIRSVAVKCDLCAFQAQGPECVRVCPTNALFIIDDRQIEQTAAAKRRQAMAWPAGSTRGMEP
- the hyfB gene encoding hydrogenase 4 subunit B — translated: MMTSLEWLAAALTLYCAGAALSLCLSRHESLAILFSGVSAALGGLCGIAAALPVLLDGQTLTASAAGPFADIAHLTLRLDALAAFMVLVISLMVVVTSLYSLAYLHEYRGRAWAMGFFMNLFIASMVALVVSDNAFYFIILFEVMSLSSYFLVIADQDDDAIHAGLLYFLIAHAGSVLIMIAFFLLYRDSNSLDFADFRQASLSAPQASIVFLLAFFGFGAKAGMLPLHGWLPRAHPAAPSHASALMSGVMVKIGIFGIIKVGIDLLGATAIWWGVMVLAFGAVSSVLGVLYALAEHDIKRLLAYHTVENIGIILMGIGVGMIGIATRQPLLATLGLLGGLYHLLNHAVFKGLLFLGAGAVIYRLHTQDMEKMGGLSRRMPYTAMAFLVGCMAISALPPLNGFVSEWFTYQALFTLSHEGGFSLRLIAPIAIVMLAVTGALAAMCFVKVYGIGFSGAPRSEKAAQAKEVPWPMTAAMLLLALLCILLGVGAGEIAPAIAQVAAALTKSAAPVVAQGSLVFPGNPGQTALSTPLIFILLLALPLLPLLLYVGCKGARLNFRQRGAPWACGYAYESAMAASAAGFTQPLRVMFAPLYRMRKTLDPAPLMHRALEQTTLAAERTEPLWDTRLILPLVNGVQKTSRAMQWIQHGDFRLYCLYVVAALVILLLVTMA
- a CDS encoding respiratory chain complex I subunit 1 family protein — its product is MIAENVIAGTLVAEDAPVLILCAVLQALCLLAIAPLMSGMARVIRAKMHSRQGPGVLQDYRDIFKLLKRQDVSPQHAGGVFRLMPYILIGTMLVVAMTLPIVTRISPFGSGGDVITLLYLFALFRFFFALAGLDSGSTFAGIGASRELSLGILVEPILMLALLVVALIAGSTNIGNISLMLASHTWVSPTATLMALLAFAFATFIEMGKIPFDVAEAEQELQEGPLTEYSGAGLALVKWGISLKQVVAAALFLSIFIPFGKAESFTPTALLIASIAFVIKLSAVFFVAALIENSLARGRFLLTGHVTWLGFGVAALAFVFYLTGL
- a CDS encoding hydrogenase 4 subunit D, with protein sequence METVIIKNVALTTILLPFIGAVLIAVLPQRQSRGLCCLFSLLATLGMGWLAGNYVFSGKIDVVFTLYRYGQAELFGLQLDRLSLLIGFAVVFLGLLVSIYSTGYLTLGNREHPHEGTPRYYAFLLVFIGAMAGLTLSSTLLGQLLFFEITGGCSWALIGYYQQPKSLRSALKALLITHVASIGLYLAAAWLFVSAGTFALSALSQLATDDKIIVFGGILFAAWGKSAQFPLHMWLPDAMDAPTPVSAYLHAASMVKVGVYIFARAILSAEQVPHLIGIVGVVMATITLIYGFIMYLPQKDMKRLLAYSTITQLSYIFFALSLATFGSRMAFNAGVAYIFNHAFAKSLFFLVAGALSYSCGTRMLPKLKGMMRKMPLLGVGFCVAALAITGVPPLNGFFSKFPLFAAGFALSRDYLWLLPLLIITLIESVASFAWFLYWFGRTVPGEPSEDIAAATPVPRAMQGVLIVLIVMSFCSSVIAAVWLS
- the hyfE gene encoding hydrogenase 4 membrane subunit: MMGSLIVNNLAGLLIITSLLVIAARRPTLSAWLYAGQSLVLVLIFVSLADLLQAHQLYLWSLTAFITKVVLVPVIMHRAFRKLDDPRADGGVVSPAIIILLATLIVVLCYFVTEPVKLPMVSSLKPALAVSLGHFMIGLLCIVTQRNILKQVFGYCLMENGAHLTLALLANRAPELVEIGIATDAIFAVIVMALMARKIYRTLHTLDVRQLTALKG
- a CDS encoding hydrogenase 4 subunit F → MTQTDLLLTLLATPFITALLAFLCRFAGDGSRLLASVIHLLGITALLLVCLSLVWQVYQDGEIVAMHNWLHLDSLSALFLAILGVIGFITGIYSIGYMRHEVDGGEITLATLCDYYGFFHLFLSTMLLAITSNNLILMWAAIEATTLSSAFLVGLYGQRSSLEAAWKYIIICTVGVAFGLYGTVLVYANAAGIMAEPGNAIFWTEVLKHASELDTTLMHLAFIFILIGFGTKTGLFPMHAWLPDAHSEAPSPTSALLSAVLLNCALLVIVRYYIIVSAAIGSGFPRSLLLVFGMLSVAVAAFLILVQRDMKRLLAYSSVENMGLIAVALGIGGPLGIFAALLHTLNHSLAKTLLFCGSGNVLLKYGTRDMDAVRGILRVTPLTGALLAGGALALGGMPPFNMFLSEFMMISAGISAGRPWLIVTLLILLTVVLAGLVRMVAGTVLGNSPEAVGKGELGILTTAPMVLLMALMLVMGTQIPQPVLHLLENAATVVQNAAPDAPLTPLAEHLSLTPSRQETYRD
- a CDS encoding NADH-quinone oxidoreductase subunit C, which codes for MINEPPVSRSRSSADKLGAGYVAQVRQKFPAAILDTEWQTPDQLTLTVKLNRLPEVVEFLYYPLGGWLPVLFGNDERSLNGCFALYYALSMEAGEKCWVIVKALVNADNPEFPSVTPRVPAAVWGEREVRDMYGLIPVGLPDERRLVLPDDWPDDLHPLRKDAMDYRQRPAPTRDDESYPFINDGGSEARVVPIGPLHITSDEPGHFRLFVDGEQIVDADYRLFYVHRGMEKLAETRMGYNEVTFLSDRVCGICGFTHSVAYASSVENALGIVVPPRAHSIRSILLEVERLHSHLLNIGLASHFAGFDTGFMQFFRIREKSMTIAEMLTGARKTYGLNLIGGIRRDILKDDRLKTLRLIQTMRTEITQLCDMLLNTPNMLQRTQGVGILNKRVARDYSPVGPVIRASGFNRDMRVDHPYAGYLDLPMALHHLDAGDVYSRVLIRVREVFTSLAMIEYGLDNLPEGPLLNEHFTYQPYKFALGYCEAPRGEDVHWSMTGDNQKLFRWRCRAATYANWPVLRYMLRGNTVSDAPLIIGSLDPCYSCTDRVTLIDVRKRKITTVPYKEMERYGLERTRSPLK